The Pantanalinema sp. genome includes a window with the following:
- the nusA gene encoding transcription termination factor NusA yields MKIDKELFKEMQRERGVSTEVLQEALEAGMLSAYKKTAHPHPNTIARLDLETGEFHVLDLREVVEEIEDPDSQMLLSEAKELLDEAEVGQVLEIDVTPDPSELGRLAAQMMKQVLNQRLREAERKQVLDQFKGKEGETIIGTVQRFEGRNIIVNFGKVEGIVPGSEQVPGESYRPGDRIKIFLCEVRETTRGMQLLVSRGHAGLVRELFELEIPEIMDGTVTIEAIAREAGFRTKLAVRSKDQSVDPVGACVGARGGRIQGIVNELRNEKIDIIRWSEDPTTFIANALSPAKVVSVSVNSLERTAKVVVPDAMLSLAIGREGQNVRLAARLTGYKIDIKSESQQRELNAAALESAMGEIENYPVDEEFVEEAATEVSETQSVETAAEEAVAAEEAIATEEAVAEASEETPAVAEEGEGV; encoded by the coding sequence ATGAAGATTGACAAGGAACTCTTCAAAGAGATGCAGCGCGAGCGCGGCGTGAGCACCGAGGTGCTCCAGGAGGCGCTCGAGGCCGGCATGCTTTCGGCCTACAAGAAGACGGCCCACCCGCACCCCAACACCATCGCGCGCCTCGACCTCGAGACCGGCGAGTTCCACGTCCTGGACCTGCGCGAGGTGGTCGAGGAGATCGAGGATCCCGACAGCCAGATGCTGCTGTCCGAGGCCAAGGAGCTCCTCGACGAGGCCGAGGTCGGCCAGGTCCTCGAGATCGACGTCACCCCCGACCCGAGCGAGCTGGGCCGCCTGGCCGCCCAGATGATGAAGCAGGTGCTCAACCAGCGCCTGCGCGAGGCCGAGCGCAAGCAGGTCCTCGACCAGTTCAAGGGCAAGGAGGGCGAGACGATCATCGGCACCGTCCAGCGCTTCGAGGGCCGCAACATCATCGTCAACTTCGGCAAGGTCGAGGGCATCGTCCCCGGCTCCGAGCAGGTGCCCGGCGAGAGCTACCGCCCCGGCGACCGCATCAAGATCTTCCTGTGCGAGGTCCGCGAGACCACCCGCGGCATGCAGCTGCTGGTCAGCCGCGGCCACGCCGGGCTCGTCCGCGAGCTGTTCGAGCTCGAGATCCCCGAGATCATGGACGGCACCGTGACCATCGAGGCCATCGCCCGCGAGGCCGGCTTCCGCACCAAGCTCGCCGTGCGGTCCAAGGACCAGTCGGTCGACCCCGTCGGCGCCTGCGTCGGCGCCCGCGGCGGCCGCATCCAGGGCATCGTCAACGAGCTGCGCAACGAGAAGATCGACATCATCCGCTGGTCGGAGGATCCCACCACCTTCATCGCGAACGCCCTCTCGCCCGCCAAGGTCGTCTCGGTCTCGGTCAACTCGCTGGAGCGCACCGCCAAGGTGGTCGTGCCGGACGCGATGCTGTCCCTGGCCATCGGCCGCGAGGGGCAGAACGTCCGCCTGGCCGCTCGCCTGACCGGCTACAAGATCGACATCAAGAGCGAGTCGCAGCAGCGCGAGCTCAACGCCGCGGCGCTCGAGAGCGCCATGGGCGAGATCGAGAACTACCCGGTCGACGAGGAGTTCGTCGAGGAGGCCGCGACCGAGGTCTCCGAGACGCAGAGCGTCGAGACGGCGGCCGAAGAGGCCGTCGCGGCCGAAGAGGCCATCGCGACCGAAGAGGCCGTCGCAGAGGCCTCCGAGGAGACTCCGGCAGTCGCCGAAGAGGGCGAAGGCGTCTAG
- the hpt gene encoding hypoxanthine phosphoribosyltransferase encodes MSTYLPNLLESIDHTLISTEELQARINELGKTISEDYAGKDLVVIGVLKGVAMFLGDLYKQITIPCELDFMAVSSYGASTRSSGVVRILKDLDESITGRHVLILEDIIDTGLTLSYLVRTLMERRPASLEICTLLDKPARRIETVPVRYTGFTIPDKFVVGYGLDYRQKFRNVPFIGVLKPEVYTK; translated from the coding sequence GTGAGCACCTACCTCCCCAACCTTCTCGAATCGATCGACCACACCCTCATCTCGACCGAAGAGCTGCAGGCGCGCATCAACGAACTCGGCAAGACCATCTCCGAGGACTACGCCGGCAAGGACCTGGTGGTCATCGGCGTGCTCAAGGGCGTCGCCATGTTCCTGGGCGACCTCTACAAGCAGATCACCATCCCCTGCGAGCTCGACTTCATGGCCGTCTCCAGCTACGGGGCCTCGACCCGCTCGAGCGGCGTCGTGCGCATCCTCAAGGACCTGGACGAGAGCATCACCGGCCGCCACGTCCTGATCCTCGAGGACATCATCGACACGGGGCTGACGCTCAGCTACCTGGTGCGAACCCTCATGGAGCGCCGCCCCGCCTCGCTCGAGATCTGCACCCTTCTCGACAAGCCCGCGCGCCGCATCGAGACGGTCCCGGTCCGCTACACCGGCTTCACCATCCCCGACAAGTTCGTGGTCGGCTACGGCCTCGACTACCGGCAGAAGTTCCGCAACGTTCCCTTCATCGGGGTACTCAAGCCCGAGGTCTACACGAAGTAG
- the rimP gene encoding ribosome maturation factor RimP, which produces MSRIAEQVTELARPIAESAGVELFDVEYLKEGGNWILRITIDSEAGISHAECETVSRALDEALDAQPDLVPSAYMLEVSSPGAERPLRSQRDFDRFKGRKVLIKTYAPVGGKKEWTGELLGATEAMIRIKSPEGEQEFSKEQVSLVRLTID; this is translated from the coding sequence GTGTCACGCATCGCCGAGCAGGTCACCGAACTGGCCCGCCCCATCGCCGAGAGCGCCGGCGTCGAGCTTTTCGACGTCGAGTACCTCAAGGAGGGCGGCAACTGGATCCTGCGCATCACCATCGACTCCGAGGCGGGCATCTCGCACGCCGAGTGCGAGACCGTCAGCCGGGCGCTGGACGAGGCGCTCGACGCGCAGCCGGACCTGGTCCCCAGCGCCTACATGCTCGAGGTCTCGAGCCCGGGCGCCGAGCGCCCGCTGCGCTCGCAGCGCGACTTCGACCGCTTCAAGGGGCGCAAGGTCCTCATCAAGACCTACGCCCCCGTCGGCGGCAAGAAGGAGTGGACGGGCGAGCTCCTCGGCGCCACCGAGGCGATGATCCGGATCAAGAGCCCAGAGGGCGAACAGGAATTTTCCAAGGAGCAGGTCTCCTTGGTGCGGTTGACGATCGATTGA